A genome region from Halorubellus sp. JP-L1 includes the following:
- a CDS encoding helix-turn-helix domain-containing protein yields the protein MIDLAMDMEQYDCPFIDTTTDHDVEFAAAHWEFHPVAEELECRMVVEAADRGALDNGLSALQTHDNMHEVDLLAKRDDVAHLKTVMGETEAMGTIRGNDGYITGPFYIADGSETWHVGFDQASKADGTLSELEKDNEFDVVERDEVTLPQMNDVVQNAAAAMTLVDGCRDLSDVERQTLESAASGGYFESPRQTNLGDLAEEFDVSKPAVSKNLRRGERKMVERVVDALSELDD from the coding sequence ATGATCGACCTCGCGATGGATATGGAGCAGTACGACTGCCCGTTCATCGACACCACGACCGACCACGACGTCGAGTTCGCTGCCGCGCACTGGGAGTTCCACCCGGTCGCCGAGGAACTCGAGTGTCGGATGGTCGTCGAGGCCGCCGACCGCGGCGCGCTCGACAACGGGCTGTCGGCGCTCCAGACGCACGACAACATGCACGAGGTCGACCTCCTCGCGAAGCGCGACGACGTCGCGCACCTCAAGACCGTCATGGGGGAGACCGAGGCGATGGGGACGATTCGGGGGAACGACGGCTACATCACGGGGCCGTTCTACATCGCGGACGGCTCGGAGACGTGGCACGTCGGCTTCGACCAGGCGTCGAAGGCCGACGGGACGCTCAGCGAACTCGAGAAGGACAACGAGTTCGACGTCGTCGAGCGCGACGAGGTGACCCTCCCGCAGATGAACGACGTCGTGCAGAACGCGGCGGCGGCGATGACGCTCGTCGACGGCTGCCGCGATCTCTCGGACGTGGAGCGCCAGACGCTCGAATCCGCGGCCAGCGGCGGATACTTCGAGAGTCCGCGGCAGACGAACCTCGGCGACCTCGCCGAGGAGTTCGACGTCTCCAAGCCCGCGGTGTCGAAGAACCTCCGCCGCGGCGAGCGGAAGATGGTCGAGCGCGTCGTCGACGCGCTCTCCGAACTCGACGACTGA
- a CDS encoding DUF429 domain-containing protein, giving the protein MPTDHVAVGVDAAPDGWVAVRMRDHEYERVDHYTDDEATESAFRDLWADHADADVVLVDVPIGLPEDMAARAPEREARNRLGARSRSVFNVPIRPILESETYADANATQKDREQDGRGLMKQTFNVVPRIREVDEVLRASDLDATQDVVRESHPEVCFWALDDEAPMTYSKTGHPAAAHWERVGVLASVHANDPLHDDEDAFHDALATAGNELLGWDGPALSNDDLLDAFALAVTGSTLTGDLQTLPVEPVTDDEGLRMEMAYATLP; this is encoded by the coding sequence ATGCCGACCGACCACGTCGCCGTCGGCGTCGACGCAGCCCCCGACGGCTGGGTCGCCGTTCGAATGCGCGACCACGAGTACGAACGAGTCGACCACTACACGGACGACGAAGCCACGGAGAGCGCGTTCCGCGACCTCTGGGCGGACCACGCCGACGCGGACGTCGTCCTCGTCGACGTCCCCATCGGACTCCCCGAAGATATGGCTGCCAGAGCGCCCGAGCGCGAAGCTCGAAACCGCCTGGGAGCACGGTCCCGGAGCGTGTTCAACGTCCCAATCCGTCCGATCCTCGAATCCGAAACGTACGCGGACGCGAACGCAACGCAGAAGGACCGCGAGCAGGACGGCCGGGGGCTGATGAAGCAGACGTTCAACGTCGTCCCGCGCATCCGCGAGGTCGACGAAGTGCTGCGGGCGAGCGACCTCGACGCGACCCAGGACGTCGTCCGCGAATCCCACCCCGAGGTCTGCTTCTGGGCGCTCGACGACGAAGCGCCGATGACGTACTCGAAGACGGGGCACCCGGCGGCCGCGCACTGGGAGCGCGTCGGCGTGCTCGCGTCCGTCCACGCGAACGACCCCCTCCACGACGACGAGGACGCGTTCCACGACGCGCTCGCGACCGCCGGAAACGAACTGCTCGGGTGGGACGGGCCAGCGCTCTCGAACGACGACCTCCTCGACGCGTTCGCGCTCGCGGTTACCGGAAGCACGCTCACCGGCGACCTGCAGACGCTCCCCGTCGAGCCGGTCACGGACGACGAAGGGCTGCGGATGGAGATGGCGTACGCGACACTGCCGTGA